From a region of the Paenibacillus sp. FSL R10-2734 genome:
- a CDS encoding GNAT family N-acetyltransferase produces MINVVRADQAGPDVRRGISEIFAEGFTQWLGYFSKDPKRIAAAFAHIFVLNQFYVALYKGQVVGMAACTDGTSPSVKLDKKELCKHLGFYRGTMASIFLKKEFETTFVQPSPGVGSIEFVGTAAEFRGQGVASQLIRQILEYTPYDVYLIEEVADSNIPAMKLYNKLGFEEYKRKQIPIKRAKKIGINYVVSLRYSK; encoded by the coding sequence ATGATTAACGTGGTTAGAGCCGATCAAGCTGGACCTGATGTGAGGCGAGGAATATCTGAAATATTCGCTGAGGGATTCACACAGTGGCTAGGGTATTTCTCTAAGGATCCGAAAAGGATTGCTGCTGCTTTCGCCCATATATTCGTTTTGAACCAATTTTATGTGGCTTTATACAAGGGGCAAGTGGTCGGAATGGCTGCATGTACGGATGGAACTTCACCTTCAGTTAAACTGGATAAAAAGGAGCTTTGTAAACATTTGGGGTTTTATAGAGGTACTATGGCCAGTATTTTCTTGAAAAAAGAATTTGAAACTACCTTCGTTCAACCATCACCTGGTGTAGGCTCCATTGAATTTGTAGGAACGGCCGCCGAATTTAGGGGGCAAGGCGTAGCTTCGCAACTGATTCGTCAAATTCTTGAGTATACACCATATGACGTTTATTTAATTGAAGAAGTCGCAGATAGCAATATTCCAGCCATGAAACTCTATAATAAATTAGGTTTTGAAGAATACAAACGCAAGCAAATACCAATTAAACGTGCAAAGAAAATCGGGATCAATTACGTTGTATCATTGAGGTATTCGAAATAA
- a CDS encoding response regulator — translation MKTIRVLLADDEPVILRGLKKLISWEKLGTRIVGEASDGIELKQQIEEHNPDLIISDISMPGYTGIDIIREIHEAGRSVKVIFISAYQEFTYARQALQYGALDYLVKPVNKNQLEQVVSKAVSLIRQETEGERNKEKLNHYEQRNHRLTIEEMLDKLTDGNKGTADTLLDMGIIALSRYVSICLVETDEASGQPSRWEERERKLIDFALSNIIKETVEQRENSYMFRKGERFCILLQHEDSKEPERLAEDLHGKINDFLKLKVSIGVGNTVDGMDDADDSYRNALKALQCKYFAGLNRVIPYRKKEFENESLIVTPLYEIQSALSIALKSQNREQIAQESIRLFQKIRIMADGNRNQAVSTVYNTIIQLEQELIHFGVEAAPSVQDSSPILERMTSLSTFQEVEEEFRMILCKLSEQIGSRMGSKELKQLSQVKAYIDEHYPENITLESMAGMMFMNSYYFSSFFKKHTGQNFKNYVTEVRMNHALRLLLQSDMMVYEIADSVGYNNARHFSDMFKKKFGKLPQEYKQSLKSQ, via the coding sequence ATGAAGACAATTCGAGTACTGCTCGCTGATGATGAACCGGTGATATTACGTGGCTTAAAAAAACTGATCTCGTGGGAGAAGCTTGGAACTAGGATCGTTGGAGAAGCCAGTGATGGAATAGAGCTGAAACAACAGATTGAAGAACACAATCCTGACCTGATCATTAGTGATATAAGCATGCCTGGTTATACAGGAATAGATATCATTCGAGAGATTCATGAAGCTGGCAGGTCGGTAAAGGTTATTTTTATAAGCGCTTATCAGGAGTTTACTTATGCCCGTCAGGCATTGCAGTATGGTGCGCTAGATTACTTGGTGAAACCAGTGAATAAGAACCAGTTGGAGCAGGTTGTAAGCAAAGCTGTTTCTCTTATTCGTCAGGAGACTGAAGGAGAACGTAACAAAGAGAAGCTGAACCATTACGAACAGAGAAATCACAGATTAACCATCGAAGAAATGCTCGACAAGCTGACGGACGGTAACAAAGGGACAGCGGATACCCTGCTTGATATGGGGATTATTGCGCTCAGTCGGTACGTTAGTATTTGTTTAGTAGAGACAGACGAGGCTTCAGGGCAGCCCTCAAGATGGGAGGAACGTGAACGTAAGCTGATTGACTTTGCGCTCTCTAATATTATTAAAGAAACCGTAGAGCAAAGAGAGAATAGTTATATGTTCCGCAAAGGTGAACGTTTTTGCATTCTTCTTCAACATGAAGATTCGAAAGAACCAGAGAGACTGGCAGAGGATCTGCACGGGAAAATAAATGATTTTCTAAAATTAAAGGTTTCTATTGGTGTGGGCAACACCGTTGACGGAATGGACGATGCGGATGATTCTTATCGTAATGCTTTGAAAGCGCTACAATGTAAGTATTTCGCTGGGTTAAATCGTGTCATCCCATATAGAAAGAAGGAGTTCGAAAACGAATCATTGATCGTAACTCCTTTGTATGAAATCCAATCCGCACTAAGCATCGCCTTGAAATCTCAGAACAGAGAGCAAATCGCGCAAGAAAGCATACGATTATTTCAGAAGATTCGGATCATGGCAGACGGGAATAGAAACCAAGCGGTGTCCACCGTTTATAATACGATCATTCAGCTTGAGCAGGAGCTTATTCATTTTGGAGTGGAGGCAGCTCCTTCAGTTCAGGATTCCAGCCCGATTCTAGAGCGAATGACTAGTCTTTCTACGTTCCAAGAAGTGGAGGAAGAATTCCGTATGATTCTATGTAAGCTGTCAGAGCAAATCGGCAGTCGTATGGGCAGCAAGGAGCTGAAGCAGCTTTCTCAGGTGAAGGCTTATATTGATGAGCATTATCCAGAAAATATTACGCTGGAGTCTATGGCAGGGATGATGTTTATGAATTCCTATTATTTCAGCAGCTTTTTTAAAAAGCATACGGGACAGAACTTTAAGAACTATGTAACCGAGGTCAGAATGAATCACGCACTCCGCCTTTTGCTGCAAAGCGATATGATGGTTTATGAAATTGCCGACAGTGTAGGATATAACAACGCTCGGCATTTTAGCGATATGTTTAAGAAGAAATTTGGCAAACTGCCTCAAGAGTATAAGCAATCCTTAAAAAGCCAATAG
- a CDS encoding sensor histidine kinase — protein MHIWGRRSKSIFVKFSASFLLVGLIPLIALSYISVQTFSGYVERYTTSNLQQMVLYMSYNLNSAFNQYNEVSKLMYTGRYEGFIESYSQNQAYNVNELEQINTIPIESFLKTVLYSDPYITSVYFHRKSDDKLYYQEKENKGINFDLLPYKEWLTEMAPNPSKVAIFPTHSEDYFIGSKRNVFTIGRTLIDISGRVTKEPKVVGTLFMDVDTSLFNQFFRELNLGEQDDLFLLDGDGNVYFTNENLSENGEEQQAKKDEKMIVLSEDIPFLNGTVTARIHKSDLFDQLFSARTTVFIAMFICAIVMIIMGVWFSRRLAAPIRNLIKQMAIVESGNLDTQMIVNSNDEMGRLSHGFNRMVERLQAYIDEAYVAQIKQKQTELNALKSQIRPHYLYNTLEVIRMNAVDKDNDEVADMILSLSNQLKYVIDYGEDKVSLRQELEHLRDYFYIISVRYENKFELVVDLSPEVDLNWYILKLSLQPIVENAIQHGLRSQGRGTVGLTIEKKDEMLLVTIYDDGIGMNKEKVQQLSETLEEPSSPSKNVGLKNVQERIRTVYGVEYGLSISSREHIGTSILLLFPIVENPYKFVDGENE, from the coding sequence ATGCATATCTGGGGACGAAGATCCAAAAGCATATTTGTTAAATTCTCAGCTTCATTTTTACTAGTCGGCCTGATTCCGTTAATTGCGCTCAGCTATATTTCAGTACAGACATTCTCAGGATATGTCGAGCGTTACACTACAAGTAACTTGCAGCAAATGGTGCTATATATGAGTTATAACTTGAATTCTGCTTTTAATCAGTACAATGAGGTCTCCAAACTGATGTATACGGGGCGTTATGAAGGCTTTATCGAGAGTTACTCGCAGAATCAGGCCTATAATGTAAATGAGCTGGAGCAGATTAACACGATCCCTATTGAATCTTTTCTAAAAACGGTGCTCTACAGCGACCCTTATATCACCAGTGTTTATTTTCATAGGAAGTCGGATGATAAGCTATATTATCAGGAAAAAGAAAACAAAGGGATCAACTTCGATCTGTTGCCCTATAAAGAGTGGTTAACAGAAATGGCCCCGAATCCTTCTAAAGTAGCCATATTCCCAACTCATTCCGAGGATTATTTCATAGGCTCAAAACGTAATGTATTCACGATTGGTCGTACGCTGATTGATATTTCCGGGCGTGTTACCAAAGAACCTAAGGTCGTAGGGACCTTATTTATGGACGTGGATACATCACTATTTAACCAGTTCTTTAGGGAGCTAAATCTCGGTGAACAGGATGATCTGTTTCTGCTAGATGGCGATGGAAATGTATATTTCACGAATGAGAACCTATCAGAGAACGGTGAGGAGCAGCAAGCCAAGAAAGATGAGAAAATGATCGTTCTCAGTGAGGACATTCCCTTCCTTAATGGTACTGTGACTGCAAGAATACATAAGTCCGATTTGTTTGACCAGCTTTTTTCCGCCCGAACGACCGTGTTTATAGCGATGTTTATTTGTGCGATTGTAATGATCATCATGGGAGTCTGGTTCTCTAGGCGTCTGGCTGCCCCGATTCGGAACTTAATTAAGCAAATGGCCATCGTAGAATCCGGTAATTTAGATACCCAGATGATCGTAAATAGCAATGACGAGATGGGAAGACTCAGTCATGGTTTCAATCGAATGGTTGAACGACTGCAAGCCTATATTGATGAAGCCTACGTTGCCCAGATCAAGCAGAAGCAAACCGAGTTAAATGCATTGAAAAGCCAGATTCGTCCTCATTATTTATACAACACATTGGAAGTCATTCGAATGAATGCGGTGGATAAAGATAATGACGAGGTCGCAGATATGATATTATCGCTCTCCAACCAGCTGAAATATGTAATTGACTATGGAGAGGATAAGGTAAGCCTCCGTCAGGAGCTCGAGCATTTACGGGATTATTTCTACATTATTTCTGTTCGATATGAGAATAAATTTGAGCTTGTTGTTGATCTTTCTCCTGAAGTGGATTTGAACTGGTACATTCTGAAATTGTCTCTACAGCCGATTGTTGAAAATGCTATACAGCATGGCTTGCGCAGTCAGGGAAGAGGGACAGTTGGGCTGACGATTGAAAAGAAGGATGAAATGCTGCTGGTTACGATCTATGACGATGGAATTGGAATGAACAAGGAAAAGGTGCAGCAGCTATCTGAAACCTTAGAGGAGCCTAGTTCGCCCAGCAAAAATGTCGGCTTAAAAAATGTGCAAGAACGGATTCGTACAGTGTATGGTGTGGAATACGGGTTGTCCATCAGCAGTCGGGAGCATATTGGGACATCCATTCTGTTGTTGTTTCCGATTGTAGAGAACCCGTATAAATTTGTAGATGGGGAGAACGAATAA
- a CDS encoding extracellular solute-binding protein: protein MYKKTMMKLSVMLLATTTVLTACGGNNNNASNSAGNKPASETPANTTQETKKEVSFTIGYASGDPATKKAIADTVKKFTEANPNVTIKDLSETSSAAYLDWLKTKDAVGEFPDLVEMRDTEVFADAGKIVELPSDLLDLFEAPPQVDGKVWNAPLQVNAPQGIIYSKKAYADAGITELPKTYDEFIAIQEKLKTSGITPIVVGGKDIFHMGFWVNKFLIDDVYTKDPDWNSKRTAKTVSFTDANVVQAMTDFKDLFKNYVDKGWLSTGDNQTASILVSGKAAQLYSGTWMFTQIAEADPSFEFGFYGLPDREGKINVIGLPSPAGWSLSTEAAKDADKTEAIKQFIRFFFAPEQYSSYLATINAIPSTKEKVTYDTSEQMQVALDLISDPNVVKSLAINNWWGDNLIPPQFRNWYYKLLQDLVVKDGEVTKYMQDADTEYDNQVKANQM from the coding sequence ATGTATAAAAAAACAATGATGAAATTATCCGTAATGTTACTCGCTACAACGACAGTTCTCACTGCTTGCGGTGGAAATAATAATAATGCCAGCAATAGTGCTGGAAATAAACCAGCATCTGAAACACCTGCAAATACGACACAAGAGACGAAGAAAGAGGTTAGCTTTACGATTGGATACGCATCTGGGGACCCGGCAACTAAAAAGGCTATTGCTGATACAGTCAAAAAGTTCACCGAAGCTAATCCGAACGTCACCATCAAAGATTTAAGCGAAACTTCATCCGCTGCCTATCTCGACTGGCTCAAAACAAAAGATGCGGTGGGTGAATTCCCAGACCTGGTGGAAATGCGTGATACTGAAGTCTTTGCCGATGCAGGGAAAATCGTGGAATTGCCTTCAGATTTGCTAGATTTGTTCGAAGCTCCACCTCAAGTGGATGGAAAGGTGTGGAATGCTCCGCTGCAAGTGAATGCACCTCAAGGAATCATCTACAGTAAAAAAGCATATGCGGACGCAGGGATCACAGAGCTTCCCAAAACGTATGACGAATTCATCGCCATTCAAGAAAAATTGAAAACATCGGGCATTACTCCGATTGTAGTAGGCGGAAAAGATATTTTCCACATGGGCTTCTGGGTTAACAAATTTTTGATTGATGATGTGTACACTAAGGATCCAGATTGGAACTCCAAACGTACGGCCAAAACCGTCAGCTTCACGGATGCAAATGTAGTTCAAGCCATGACGGATTTTAAAGATTTGTTTAAAAATTATGTCGATAAAGGCTGGCTGAGCACGGGCGATAACCAAACGGCTTCGATTCTCGTTTCAGGTAAGGCAGCACAGTTGTACTCCGGTACATGGATGTTTACACAAATCGCAGAAGCTGACCCGAGCTTCGAATTCGGATTCTATGGTCTTCCTGACCGTGAAGGGAAAATCAATGTGATTGGTCTTCCGTCGCCAGCAGGCTGGTCCTTATCCACTGAAGCCGCTAAAGATGCTGATAAAACAGAAGCGATCAAACAATTCATCCGGTTCTTCTTTGCGCCAGAACAGTATTCGAGTTATTTAGCAACGATTAACGCGATTCCATCCACTAAAGAGAAAGTAACTTATGATACAAGCGAACAAATGCAAGTCGCTTTGGATCTTATTTCAGACCCGAATGTTGTTAAATCCTTAGCGATCAACAACTGGTGGGGAGATAACTTGATCCCTCCACAGTTCCGTAACTGGTATTACAAGTTGCTACAGGATCTTGTTGTGAAGGATGGAGAAGTAACTAAATATATGCAGGATGCGGATACAGAATATGACAACCAAGTGAAAGCTAATCAGATGTAA
- a CDS encoding sugar ABC transporter permease — protein sequence MATSAVNADKSLITTVNQKKKKKKWQSYALLFILPSFILYTMFVIVPTVGSVYLSFTSWDGISNDVRYIGFANFVEIWNSPRVHNALKNTMVMTISLVVLENIAAIAMAMMVDKVRWFRNLFRSVFYFPTLLSGIVMGFVWAMILNYNFGVFNQILESVGLGSWIVDWLGNPKYAMLSIVLSTVWKSAGYYMIIYLAGLQGIPQELNEAASIDGAGGWQQFRHITFPLLAGSMTVCMVLSMISALKIFDQIAVMTDGGPGFETETLTYIIYKVGFGELRQGFGTALAMVLFLIILIITVFQVKVLQKREVQL from the coding sequence ATGGCTACATCCGCAGTAAATGCTGACAAGTCATTGATAACCACTGTGAACCAGAAAAAGAAAAAGAAAAAGTGGCAGTCTTACGCACTGCTGTTCATATTACCATCATTTATTTTGTACACAATGTTCGTCATCGTCCCTACGGTGGGGAGTGTCTATTTAAGCTTTACCTCGTGGGATGGCATAAGTAACGATGTGAGATATATCGGCTTTGCTAACTTCGTGGAAATATGGAATAGTCCAAGGGTGCATAATGCGCTGAAAAATACGATGGTCATGACTATTTCACTTGTTGTACTCGAGAATATTGCAGCCATTGCAATGGCAATGATGGTCGACAAGGTGCGCTGGTTCCGGAATTTATTCAGAAGTGTATTTTATTTTCCTACGCTCCTTAGTGGGATCGTAATGGGCTTTGTTTGGGCGATGATTCTGAATTACAATTTTGGTGTATTTAATCAGATTCTGGAGTCTGTCGGTCTCGGAAGCTGGATTGTGGATTGGCTGGGCAACCCTAAATACGCGATGCTATCGATTGTTTTGTCTACCGTTTGGAAAAGTGCGGGCTATTATATGATCATCTATCTCGCCGGATTGCAGGGGATACCGCAGGAATTGAATGAAGCGGCCAGCATAGATGGAGCAGGTGGATGGCAACAGTTCCGGCACATCACATTTCCACTACTTGCTGGGTCAATGACAGTGTGTATGGTACTTTCTATGATCAGTGCACTGAAGATTTTTGATCAGATAGCGGTGATGACAGATGGTGGCCCGGGATTTGAGACGGAGACATTAACTTATATTATTTATAAAGTAGGGTTTGGTGAATTAAGGCAAGGCTTTGGTACTGCGCTAGCGATGGTCTTATTCTTAATCATATTGATTATTACAGTCTTCCAAGTGAAGGTTCTCCAGAAGCGGGAGGTGCAGCTCTAA
- a CDS encoding carbohydrate ABC transporter permease: MTMQTRRRVGQIALFIVTLVVAIIFFFPIFFNLMSAFKSNAEIMKDAIAFPKTLYLDSFKYLLTETEFPRAILNSLILTAVSIAAQVLIIPMAGYAIERRNARWTRFMFVYFLAGMMIPFQAYMIPLFKELRMLGLYGSLAGPILIYVAGAVGFGCLLYTSFVKGIPREIEEAAEIDGCSRYGIFWRIVFPLLGPVTASMVVLNGLGIWNDFLMPMLVLPSGQAKTMVVEIYRYIGEFSSRWDMIFAGTAMSVVPVLIVFIALQKYFVKGIASGATKG; this comes from the coding sequence ATGACTATGCAGACACGCAGAAGAGTTGGGCAAATCGCACTTTTTATTGTTACATTAGTAGTGGCCATTATATTTTTCTTTCCTATTTTCTTTAATTTGATGTCGGCCTTTAAGAGTAATGCAGAGATTATGAAGGATGCTATTGCGTTTCCGAAAACACTTTATTTGGACAGCTTTAAATACCTGTTGACTGAAACAGAGTTTCCACGAGCGATTCTGAATAGTCTGATTTTGACAGCGGTGTCCATTGCCGCACAGGTCTTGATCATTCCGATGGCAGGTTATGCTATTGAGCGTAGAAATGCTAGATGGACTCGCTTCATGTTCGTATACTTTTTGGCTGGAATGATGATTCCCTTTCAGGCATACATGATACCTTTGTTCAAAGAGCTTAGAATGCTTGGATTGTACGGCAGCCTTGCAGGGCCGATTCTTATTTACGTGGCCGGTGCGGTTGGCTTCGGATGTCTGCTTTATACCAGCTTTGTAAAAGGAATACCTAGAGAAATTGAAGAGGCGGCTGAGATTGATGGCTGCTCGAGGTACGGGATATTCTGGAGAATTGTCTTCCCACTGCTAGGGCCTGTTACAGCGAGTATGGTCGTCTTGAACGGACTTGGAATCTGGAATGATTTCCTGATGCCGATGTTGGTATTGCCTTCAGGACAGGCTAAGACTATGGTCGTTGAAATTTATCGTTACATTGGAGAATTCTCTTCACGTTGGGATATGATTTTTGCGGGAACTGCGATGTCGGTTGTGCCTGTGTTGATTGTATTTATTGCCTTGCAGAAGTATTTTGTTAAGGGAATTGCATCAGGGGCGACGAAAGGGTAG
- a CDS encoding helix-turn-helix transcriptional regulator: MISNDPAFHNSIDGQMSPDIQAAFHIFAAHWRKVNSDWRYPVHTHPMFEINVVLQGEQHMMVGNKSFVQQSGDILFIRPGVEHSSLGSNASYDMSYYCLHFDIDDLILRRALLTADAVSLSGNTPELLAIRSALDVIINSSILSESKDTHRNRLITLHASLQLLTALSGWVLSEMPLPADTKATENTVALANAIEELLQESVTTAVVTGERGGGIENIAAKLGYSTTHCNRAFHQIYGMSPRQYLSRLIIRHAKLLLMDNNLSVESVAYRLGYRDVSHFSKQFKRWTGLPPMGYRRLTANPSTL, encoded by the coding sequence ATGATCTCAAATGATCCCGCCTTTCATAATTCTATAGACGGTCAAATGTCTCCAGACATTCAAGCAGCCTTTCATATTTTCGCCGCGCATTGGCGAAAAGTGAATTCGGATTGGCGATATCCGGTTCATACCCATCCGATGTTTGAGATAAACGTAGTACTTCAGGGTGAGCAGCATATGATGGTCGGCAATAAGTCTTTTGTACAACAAAGCGGCGATATTTTGTTCATTCGCCCTGGCGTTGAACATAGCAGTCTTGGTTCAAATGCCAGCTATGACATGTCTTATTACTGCCTGCATTTTGATATCGACGATCTAATTTTACGGCGCGCCTTACTCACAGCAGATGCTGTTAGCCTGAGCGGGAACACCCCTGAGCTGCTGGCCATCCGTTCCGCTCTAGACGTAATCATTAATTCTTCCATCTTGTCAGAGTCAAAGGACACACATAGAAATCGCCTGATTACACTGCATGCTTCCCTGCAGCTTCTGACCGCGCTCAGCGGTTGGGTGCTTTCGGAAATGCCTCTCCCAGCCGATACAAAAGCTACAGAAAATACTGTTGCTCTTGCTAACGCTATTGAGGAGTTGCTGCAAGAATCAGTCACTACGGCGGTGGTCACAGGCGAAAGAGGCGGCGGAATTGAGAACATTGCTGCCAAGCTCGGATATAGCACTACTCACTGTAATCGTGCTTTTCACCAAATCTATGGCATGTCGCCAAGACAATATTTGTCCCGCTTGATCATTCGTCACGCCAAACTGCTGCTTATGGACAATAATCTATCCGTTGAATCCGTTGCCTATCGACTTGGGTACCGTGATGTCTCTCATTTCAGCAAGCAATTTAAGCGCTGGACAGGGCTTCCACCGATGGGCTACCGACGCTTAACAGCAAATCCAAGCACGCTTTAA
- a CDS encoding glycoside hydrolase family 52 protein: MSQHNKFFNAHHSPIGAFASFTLGFKGASGGFDLEIGKPPRQNIFIGLERADGKGYDTLPFHENGGEDESKRYDIENPDPNPDKPNILFPFPEDEITRDFHVATDSWNAGDLTFRILSPVRSVPDPETASAEELKDVLLPAVLVEIEVDNTSSLTGRRAFFGFQGTDAYSGMRRLDDVSSEVTGVGQGRFIAIAAEKGTAKSALHFTMEDILTADLQENWTFGLGQVGALIMDVPAGVKKTYRFAVCFHRSGYVTSGMDASYYYNRYFNNIEAVAEYALAKFDVLNQEANKANEMFAHADLSEDQTFMLVHAIRSYYGSTQLLDYKDKPFWIVNEGEYRMMNTFDLTVDQLFYELRMNAWTVRNELDMFVERFSYEDTVRFPGDDTEYPGGISFTHDMGVANVVSRPGFSAYELYGIDGCFSHMTHEQLVNWVLSAATYLEHTGDLRWMERNLTIMEKCLDSMLNRDHPDPEQRNGVMGLDSSRTMGGAEITTYDSLDVSLGQARNNIYLAGKCWAAYLAMEKIFAEYGRAELSKTAGVQAEKCSATMVASVTADGYIPAVIGEGNDSKIIPAIEGLVFPYFTGCKEALDREGRFAAYIGALDKHLHAVLQPGVCLFEDGGWKISSTSNNSWLSKIYLSQFIARHILGLEWNERGAAADRAHVAWLTHPELSIWSWSDQIISGEITGSKYYPRGVTAILWLEEK; this comes from the coding sequence ATGTCGCAACATAATAAATTTTTTAATGCTCATCATTCACCGATCGGTGCTTTTGCAAGCTTCACCTTAGGGTTTAAAGGAGCTAGCGGAGGTTTCGATCTGGAAATTGGGAAACCCCCTAGACAGAATATATTTATAGGATTAGAACGTGCAGATGGTAAGGGTTATGACACCCTGCCATTTCACGAGAATGGGGGAGAGGACGAGAGCAAACGCTACGATATTGAGAATCCTGATCCCAATCCAGACAAGCCTAATATTCTATTTCCTTTCCCAGAGGATGAGATTACAAGAGATTTCCATGTAGCTACGGATAGCTGGAATGCAGGAGATTTAACATTCAGGATTCTGTCCCCGGTTCGTTCTGTGCCAGATCCTGAAACTGCTTCCGCAGAGGAATTGAAGGATGTGCTGTTGCCTGCAGTCTTGGTTGAAATTGAAGTGGATAATACTTCATCCTTAACAGGTCGTCGTGCGTTCTTCGGCTTCCAGGGAACAGATGCTTATAGTGGAATGAGAAGGCTGGATGATGTGTCATCTGAGGTTACAGGGGTTGGACAAGGAAGATTTATCGCAATTGCTGCGGAGAAGGGAACGGCGAAGTCTGCTCTGCATTTCACAATGGAGGATATTTTAACGGCTGATTTGCAGGAGAATTGGACGTTTGGGTTAGGTCAAGTTGGGGCTTTGATCATGGATGTGCCAGCGGGAGTAAAAAAGACGTATCGCTTTGCTGTATGTTTTCACCGTTCTGGTTATGTTACCTCCGGTATGGATGCTTCATATTACTATAATCGCTATTTCAACAATATTGAGGCAGTGGCAGAGTATGCATTAGCTAAATTCGATGTTCTTAATCAAGAAGCGAATAAAGCTAACGAGATGTTTGCTCATGCTGACCTATCTGAAGATCAAACCTTCATGCTAGTGCATGCGATTCGTAGCTATTACGGTTCTACTCAATTGCTTGATTATAAGGATAAGCCGTTCTGGATTGTCAATGAAGGCGAATACCGGATGATGAATACTTTCGATCTAACCGTCGATCAGCTGTTCTACGAACTGCGTATGAATGCTTGGACCGTACGTAATGAGCTGGATATGTTCGTAGAAAGATTCAGCTATGAAGATACCGTGCGTTTCCCTGGTGATGATACAGAGTATCCAGGTGGAATTAGTTTCACACATGATATGGGGGTAGCTAATGTAGTTTCACGTCCGGGCTTTTCCGCTTATGAGTTATATGGCATTGATGGTTGCTTCTCGCATATGACACATGAGCAATTGGTAAACTGGGTGCTGAGTGCGGCAACTTATCTTGAGCATACGGGCGACCTGCGCTGGATGGAACGTAATCTGACTATCATGGAGAAGTGTCTGGATAGTATGTTAAATCGGGATCACCCAGATCCTGAGCAAAGAAACGGTGTCATGGGGCTTGATAGCTCACGCACGATGGGCGGAGCAGAGATTACTACGTATGACAGTCTGGATGTCTCCTTAGGTCAGGCACGTAACAATATTTATCTGGCAGGAAAATGCTGGGCGGCTTACTTGGCCATGGAAAAAATATTTGCAGAGTACGGGCGTGCAGAGCTGTCCAAAACAGCAGGTGTTCAAGCAGAGAAATGCTCTGCAACGATGGTAGCAAGTGTTACTGCAGATGGGTATATTCCAGCTGTCATTGGAGAAGGAAATGACTCCAAGATCATTCCGGCTATCGAAGGGCTTGTATTCCCATACTTTACTGGGTGCAAGGAAGCGCTAGATAGAGAAGGTAGGTTCGCTGCCTATATCGGCGCTCTCGATAAGCATCTACATGCTGTCTTACAGCCGGGTGTCTGCTTATTCGAAGACGGCGGTTGGAAAATTTCTTCGACCAGCAACAACAGCTGGCTGAGTAAAATCTACCTCTCTCAGTTCATCGCCCGCCATATTCTTGGCTTAGAGTGGAATGAACGCGGAGCGGCGGCAGATCGCGCTCACGTCGCTTGGCTTACCCATCCGGAGCTTTCAATTTGGAGCTGGAGTGACCAGATTATTTCTGGTGAAATCACGGGTAGTAAGTACTATCCTCGTGGAGTAACGGCGATATTATGGCTTGAGGAGAAATAG